The following proteins come from a genomic window of Aspergillus luchuensis IFO 4308 DNA, chromosome 3, nearly complete sequence:
- a CDS encoding uncharacterized protein (COG:S;~EggNog:ENOG410Q2IR;~antiSMASH:Cluster_3.4) has protein sequence MPAAESMSPSSVPHEFCISEDLSELQPNQKPPPSLREARLPLLRPLEKADILELCIQSPSIHIGDYNSMVEAQERNLDLQPLSKLWRQEMMNLPPFAKIIFDLTLPLREDEDAIVWDIGKRREGCFIVGVREVMHIATTIALTTRVRLKGEAVSFDLDYEDLDLVYDDGSDEVVSWRLDALREEIRALGTAKSNEVKGESGGAGVGVGGQSSDGSVHGLDVEVGRT, from the coding sequence ATGCCAGCAGCAGAGTCCATgtccccctcctccgtccccCACGAATTCTGCATCAGCGAAGACCTATCCGAACTACAACCTAACCAAAAACCACCCCCGTCCCTGCGCGAAGCAAGACTACCCCTATTACGCCCGCTTGAAAAAGCCGACATTCTTGAATTATGCATCCAGTCACCGTCCATTCACATCGGTGACTACAACTCTATGGTTGAGGCTCAAGAACGAAATCTCGATTTGCAACCCCTCTCCAAGTTATGGAGgcaggagatgatgaatctGCCCCCTTTCGCTAAGATCATATTCGATCTGACATTGCCACTAcgggaggacgaagatgccaTCGTTTGGGATATAGGCAAGCGCAGAGAAGGATGTTTTATCGTCGGTGTCAGAGAAGTCATGCATATTGCTACCACTATTGCTTTGACAACGAGAGTGCGCTTGAAGGGTGAGGCGGTTTCTTTTGATCTTGATTACGAGGATCTTGATCTTGTTTATGATGATGGGAGTGATGAAGTCGTGTCTTGGCGTCTAGATGCGCTGCGGGAGGAGATTAGGGCGTTGGGTACGGCGAAGTCTAATGAGGTGAAAGGGGAGAGTGGGGGTGCTGGTGTGGGCGTGGGTGGACAATCTTCGGATGGATCTGTTCATGGTTTGGATGTTGAGGTTGGACGGACTTGA